The following coding sequences lie in one Miscanthus floridulus cultivar M001 chromosome 9, ASM1932011v1, whole genome shotgun sequence genomic window:
- the LOC136479868 gene encoding CASP-like protein 4U1, whose translation MYYGRYGVGVNAFVCFYSIAQAFAEILRLVWPASMPRSTPSSIRQVLAYLLISASSAAASRNRLWALRHGEDQFDGKINIAVWFSFLGFLALSANALISMANLFSRI comes from the exons ATGTACTACGGCAGGTACGGCGTCGGAGTGAATGCGTTCGTCTGCTTCTACTCGATCGCGCAAGCATTTGCTGAAATCCTCCGTCTAGTTTGGCCGGCATCTATGCCGCGGAGCACCCCTTCCTCGATCAGGCAG GTATTGGCGTATCTGCTCATATCGGCTTCGTCGGCAGCCGCGTCTCGCAACCGTCTCTGGGCGTTGAGACACGGCGAGGACCAGTTCGACGGCAAGATCAACATCGCGGTGTGGTTTTCATTCCTTGGGTTCCTTGCGCTGTCAGCCAACGCGCTCATCTCCATGGCTAATCTATTCAGCAGGATCTGA
- the LOC136479869 gene encoding uncharacterized protein produces the protein MPSFNDDEEPLRKPGPPPPRAPLAPNDQKVVLDLKGASAAASRAPLDLVTVIDVSGSMDSQGRLDSAKKALRFIIRKLTDDDRLSIVKFDHVATRICPLRCATEAAKVDLEALVGRLVTRGATNIQAGLDTGLSVLSQRKFNAGRAANVMLMSDGEQNAGDAMKVDPGDVPVHTFRKSLGGVYNFMDDCNKPTLLSETFSQILAGLVTIVAQDLELTVTPFMDEATIKAAEAGTYRRSAATDGSASVAIQFGTLYSTEERKVVVELALRDHSSFRPYNADVAKVQYRFSFEGQQFVSNNELITIRRSERAPAGTAGAPPPQVQAEVVRLKHADSIKAAMDKAEGDKLEDARNILAEALKALERLVVDPMVDMLRKELQKLMELFKGKEIYQRQGRPAAISSLASHDRQRFTARGDAEDIRIFATQRMDTYLEQAKQDDNKPIPTAADDIMEELEPEPEAVPRMEPVQQDVPAAPKPKAREGRTLSLGLRAVTAVLSLVAFSIMLSAMTSAWDGDGYVSPPRIATA, from the exons atgccGTCGTTCAACGACGATGAAGagcctcttcggaagcctgggcCGCCG CCCCCACGCGCGCCTCTGGCTCCTAACGACCAGAAGGTGGTGCTGGATCTCAAgggcgcctccgccgccgcctccagggCACCCCTGGACCTCGTCACGGTCATCGATGTCAGTGGCAGCATGGATTCACAAGGCAGGCTCGACAGCGCGAAGAAAGCCCTCCGCTTCATCATCCGCAAGCTCACCGACGACGACCGCCTCAGCATCGTCAAGTTCGACCACGTAGCCACCCGCATCTGTCCGCTGCGCTGCGCCACCGAGGCCGCCAAGGTCGACCTGGAGGCCCTCGTCGGCAGGCTCGTGACACGTGGCGCCACCAACATCCAGGCCGGCCTAGACACCGGCCTCAGCGTCCTCAGCCAACGCAAGTTCAACGCCGGCCGTGCCGCCAACGTCATGCTCATGTCCGATGGCGAGCAGAACGCTGGCGACGCCATGAAGGTCGACCCCGGCGACGTGCCCGTGCACACCTTCCG GAAGAGCCTCGGCGGGGTGTACAACTTCATGGACGACTGCAACAAGCCCACTCTCCTGTCGGAGACGTTCTCCCAGATCCTGGCCGGCCTCGTCACCATCGTCGCGCAGGACCTGGAGCTCACCGTCACGCCGTTCATGGACGAGGCCACCATCAAGGCGGCGGAAGCCGGGACCTACCGACGGAGCGCCGCCACCGACGGCTCCGCCTCCGTCGCCATCCAGTTCGGCACCCTCTACAGCACGGAGGAGCGCAAGGTCGTCGTCGAGCTCGCGCTCAGAGACCACTCCTCCTTCCGCCCGTACAACGCCGACGTCGCAAAGGTCCAGTACAGGTTCAGCTTCGAGGGCCAGCAGTTCGTCTCCAACAACGAGCTAATCACCATACGCCGCAGCGAAAGGGCGCCGGCGGGCACGGCtggggcgccgccgccgcaggtgCAGGCAGAGGTGGTGCGGCTGAAGCACGCGGACTCCATCAAGGCGGCCATGGACAAGGCCGAAGGAGACAAACTGGAGGACGCACGGAACATACTGGCGGAGGCGCTGAAAGCGCTGGAGCGCTTGGTCGTCGACCCCATGGTGGACATGCTCCGGAAGGAGCTGCAGAAGCTGATGGAACTCTTCAAGGGCAAGGAGATCTACCAGAGGCAGGGCCGCCCCGCCGCCATCTCCTCGCTCGCCTCCCACGACCGACAGCGCTTCACGGCCAGGGGAGACGCCGAGGATATTCGCATCTTCGCCACGCAACGCATGGATACCTACCTCGAGCAGGCCAAGCAGGACGACAATAAGCCAATTCCGACTGCCGCCGACGACATCATGGAAGAgctggagccggagccggaggcgGTACCGAGGATGGAGCCGGTACAGCAAGACGTGCCAGCTGCGCCCAAGCCCAAGGCCCGTGAGGGGAGGACGCTGTCGCTGGGTCTTCGAGCTGTCACGGCGGTGCTCAGCCTGGTGGCCTTCTCGATTATGCTCAGCGCAATGACGTCCGCGTGGGACGGTGATGGCTACGTCTCGCCTCCTAGGATAGCCACTGCGTAG